In Microcaecilia unicolor chromosome 1, aMicUni1.1, whole genome shotgun sequence, the following are encoded in one genomic region:
- the LOC115457324 gene encoding putative GPI-anchored protein pfl2, with protein sequence MSTSIGLTTLTPITAVNNETSGPSVNTTPRLSLTASSSITQVAFNTTLSNNGSSIASSSWLFPEVGNSTTVPGVTEWNNQSSTHSSFATGEGNMSTSIGLTTLTPITAVNNETSGPSVNTTPRLSLTASSSITQVAFNTTLSNNGSSIASSSWLFPEVGNSTTVPGVTEWNNQSSTHSSFATGEGNMSTSIGLTTLTPITAVNNETSGPSVNTTPRLSLTASSSITQVAFNTTLSNNGSSIASSSWLFPEVGNSTTVPGVTEWNNQSSTHSSFATGEGNMSTSIGLTTLTPITAVNNETSGPSVNTTPRLSLTASSSITQVAFNTTLSNNGSSIASSSWLFPEVGNSTTVPGVTEWNNQSSTHSSFATGEGNMSTSIGLTTLTPITAVNNETSGPSVNTTSAVSPTASSFITQVAANTSLLNNGSSAAESTASGSSGLTSVPTNSLNTFSTFTFVTSSPNSTSGAPTASTVFTASVNSTAKSSIASSSSLLTKFVASTVVPSITHWSNQSSSTQLSFSTETTASSVGNVSLSAVPSTVSVLTAMNITSPSILNITSSLSPTKTSLNISSATQTMASTSVSNSSLSTVIQSSILPTTPTNPINTSFASTSATSISTSSVSQSPPSNVTMISTIRIVPIVSVSQPLRFRVTNQQFMDPLKNSSSSEFINLKKYCEDQLRSIYKSNFQNFHHVNVYKFTDGSVIVDSNIVFQNNTEAPSTDTIVRALYSDIANTNMLLGNLSLDVESIQSNTSTIDQLKPITVNINFIIQKVFTSSLQNPSSIEYSTLQNQTVTWLEEILKKLLNGTRAAPPSATFSNQDQWVQTHATFSFNTPLLLKESQALAEIWKSKGNVNYTLIPPSLMVNDVKSQFDNFNISLWILNQPFTTGLTDKSSSQFQNLSDDLEESLRDIFADQQLVEPIVNSFQNGSVSTVAFTDLYFPPGVTSEANVKEKIMNNLSKFQNRNVTLSPPSVIPAVASTTTTPTTPTTVPPITVPEPESSFPGYAVAIIVMCILLILAIPILIILAMKTDICNKLARACALKSPYTSVSNAAGYSESINLPRWRTHSYNVSH encoded by the exons ATGTCTACCTCAATTGGACTTACCACATTGACCCCCATCACAGCTGTAAATAATGAAACATCTGGCCCTTCTGTTAATACTACTCCACGCCTGTCACTAACTGCAAGTTCATCCATCACACAGGTAGCTTTTAATACTACTCTATCAAACAATGGGTCATCTATAGCATCATCGTCATggctgtttcctgaagtagggaATTCTACCACTGTTCCTGGTGTAACAGAATGGAATAATCAATCATCTACTCATTCATCATTTGCTACTGGTGAAGGAAATATGTCTACCTCAATTGGACTTACCACTCTGACTCCCATCACAGCTGTAAATAACGAAACCTCAGGCCCTTCTGTTAATACTACTCCACGCCTGTCACTAACTGCAAGTTCATCCATCACACAGGTAGCTTTTAATACTACTCTATCAAACAATGGGTCATCTATAGCATCATCGTCATggctgtttcctgaagtagggaATTCTACCACTGTTCCTGGTGTAACAGAATGGAATAATCAATCATCTACTCATTCATCATTTGCTACTGGTGAAGGAAATATGTCTACCTCAATTGGACTTACCACATTGACCCCCATCACAGCTGTAAATAATGAAACATCTGGCCCTTCTGTTAATACTACTCCACGCCTGTCACTAACTGCAAGTTCATCCATCACACAGGTAGCTTTTAATACTACTCTATCAAACAATGGGTCATCTATAGCATCATCGTCATggctgtttcctgaagtagggaATTCTACCACTGTTCCTGGTGTAACAGAATGGAATAATCAATCATCTACTCATTCATCATTTGCTACTGGTGAAGGAAATATGTCTACCTCAATTGGACTTACCACTCTGACTCCCATCACAGCTGTAAATAACGAAACCTCAGGCCCTTCTGTTAATACTACTCCACGCCTGTCACTAACTGCAAGTTCATCCATCACACAGGTAGCTTTTAATACTACTCTATCAAACAATGGGTCATCTATAGCATCATCGTCATggctgtttcctgaagtagggaATTCTACCACTGTTCCTGGTGTAACAGAATGGAATAATCAATCATCTACTCATTCATCATTTGCTACTGGTGAAGGAAATATGTCTACCTCAATTGGACTTACCACATTGACCCCTATCACAGCTGTAAATAATGAAACATCTGGCCCTTCTGTTAATACTACTTCAGCAGTGTCACCAACTGCAAGTTCATTCATCACACAAGTAGCTGCTAATACTAGTCTCTTAAACAATGGTTCAAGCGCAGCTGAATCTACAGCAAGTGGTTCGTCAGGTTTGACCTCTGTTCCTACAAATTCTCTGAATACATTTTCCACTTTCACCTTTGTTACTAGCTCTCCAAATTCAACATCTGGAGCTCCAACAGCATCAACTGTATTCACAGCATCTGTGAATAGTACAGCCAAATCATCCATAGCATCTTCATCATCACTGTTAACTAAATTTGTGGCAAGTACAGTTGTACCTAGTATAACACACTGGAGTAATCAATCATCTTCTACTCAATTATCATTTTCTACTGAAACAACAGCATCAAGTGTAGGGAATGTTTCTTTATCAGCTGTTCCAAGCACTGTTTCTGTTCTAACTGCGATGAATATAACCTCTCCTTCTATTTTAAATATTACATCATCACTCTCGCCAACCAAAACATCATTAAATATTTCATCAGCAACACAAACTATGGCCTCAACTTCTGTTTCAAACTCATCTCTATCGACAGTAATTCAGAGTTCTATTTTGCCAACTACCCCCACAAACCCCATCAATACATCCTTTGCCTCTACTTCTGCTACCAGCATTTCTACTTCATCGGTTTCTCAGTCACCACCATCAAATGTCACTATGATCTCGACCATTCGAATAGTTCCCATTGTCTCTGTTTCTCAACCCTTGAGATTCAGAGTTACAAACCAGCAATTTATGGACCCGCTGAAAAATTCATCTTCCAGTGAATTCATTAACTTGAAGAAATACTGTGAAGATCAG CTTAGATCAATATACAAAAGCAACTTTCAAAACTTTCATCATGTGAATGTCTATAAGTTTAC GGATGGCTCTGTGATAGTGGATTCTAACATTGTGTTTCAaaacaacactgaagctccatcCACTGATACTATTGTCCGAGCTCTGTACAGTGACATAGCTAATACTAATATGCTGTTGGGAAATCTTTCACTTGACGTTGAGAGTATTCAGTCTAACA CTTCAACTATTGACCAGCTGAAACCCATCACAGTGAACATCAATTTCATTATTCAGAAAGTCTTCACCTCATCCCTCCAGAACCCGAGTTCAATTGAATATTCTACCCTGCAGAATCAAACTGTTACCTGG CTAGAAGAAATTCTGAAGAAGCTCCTGAATGGCACACGGGCAGCACCACCCAGTGCAACTTTCAG TAACCAGGATCAGTGGGTTCAGACCCACGCAACTTTCAGCTTCAATACTCCCTTGCTTCTGAAAGAGTCACAGGCACTGGCTGAAATTTGGAAATCGAAGGGGAATGTGAACTACACCTTAATCCCACCCAGCCTGATGGTCAATG ATGTTAAGAGTCAGTTTGATAACTTCAACATCAGCCTGTGGATTTTGAATCAGCCTTTTACTACAGGTCTGACAGACAAATCCAGTTCTCAGTTCCAGAATCTAAGTGATGACCTGGAGGAATCA CTGAGAGACATTTTTGCAGACCAGCAACTTGTCGAGCCAATTGTGAACAGTTTTCA GAATGGCTCTGTATCTACTGTTGCCTTCACTGATCTCTACTTTCCTCCTGGAGTAACAAGTGAGGCAAATGTAAAAGAGAAGATTATGAACAACCTTTCCAAATTCCAGAACAGAAATGTGACGCTGAGCCCGCCCTCAGTCATCCCTGCTG TTGCATCTACCACAACTACCCCAACTACCCCAACCACTGTACCTCCAATTACAGTTCCTGAACCTGAAAGTTCTTTCCCAGGATATGCTGTAGCCATCATTGTCATGTGTATCTTGCTTATCTTGGCTATTCCCATATTAATAATTCTG GCAATGAAGACAGACATCTGTAACAAACTTGCAAGAGCCTGTGCCTTGAAATCTCCCTATACTTCTGTATCGAATGCTGCTGGTTATAGCGAAAGCATTAACTTGCCACGCTGGAGG ACTCACTCATATAACGTATCTCATTAA